From a region of the Procambarus clarkii isolate CNS0578487 chromosome 2, FALCON_Pclarkii_2.0, whole genome shotgun sequence genome:
- the LOC138366095 gene encoding uncharacterized protein, protein MRCLRHILDIIWQDKVTNNSVLGKARITTMYTMLKQKRMYWLGHVVRMGDGRIHKDFPYRELTQGKRPTSKPLLRYKDVCKRDLKAMDVDFATWETLAADRSAWRQSVQKRLSKFEESLAKKSEVKRQRRKADSQ, encoded by the coding sequence atgcgctgcctccgACACATATTGGATATcatctggcaggacaaggtgacaaacaacagcgTCCTGGGGAAAGCAAGAATCACcaccatgtacacaatgctgaagcaGAAACGAATGTACTGGCTCGGGCACGTGGTACGAATGGGTGACGGCAGGATCCACAAGGATTTCCCGTATCGAGAGCTcacgcagggaaagcgtccaacaagtAAACCcctgctacggtacaaagacgtatgcaagagggacctgaaagccatggacgtcgattttGCTACGTGGGAAACACTGGCCGCAGACcgatcagcctggaggcagtctgtacaGAAAagactctccaagttcgaggagtcacttgccaagaaatcggaggtaaagagacagagaaggaaagccgataGCCAGTAA